The Eubacteriaceae bacterium Marseille-Q4139 genome has a window encoding:
- a CDS encoding serine dehydratase subunit alpha family protein produces MEELTRLIREDMRPALGVTEPGAIAFAVSKARTYVKGAVTGVELRLNSGMYKNAYTCGIPNNSFMGNEYAAALGLLAGKPEMGLECLAEVTEADNAAAEELVAAGKIKVSMSGISSRIFIEAKVTSENGEAVVTIRGSHTNIVRIQVNGETVFSGSEESGEEESAPPLIHSYTLEQMVSYADTVPAAEISFISEAYEMNYRLFKEGLENPRTTYARYLLEKNGGQIISEDEQKTASLLCNAAIEARVIGLDFPAMSITGSGAHGIIATMPLYGVAKHRGLSEEKLWRATAISYLVCMYIKEYSGKLSAFCGCGIAAGTGMACGLIYLYGGGIKEMERVINNMASSITGMICDGGNQGCTMKGIVAVDAAFQSADFAMHGISIEPVHGINGRTPEATMRHMGEIASPGMEGTEKTIVDILQEKSGV; encoded by the coding sequence ATGGAAGAACTGACAAGACTGATTCGTGAGGACATGCGGCCGGCCCTTGGCGTTACGGAGCCGGGAGCCATCGCCTTTGCCGTATCGAAGGCCAGAACCTATGTAAAGGGAGCGGTCACCGGCGTGGAGCTAAGGTTAAACAGCGGAATGTATAAAAATGCATATACCTGCGGAATCCCCAACAACAGTTTTATGGGAAATGAGTACGCGGCTGCCCTGGGACTTCTTGCAGGAAAGCCGGAAATGGGATTGGAATGCCTGGCAGAGGTAACGGAGGCCGACAACGCCGCCGCAGAGGAACTTGTTGCGGCAGGGAAAATCAAGGTTTCCATGAGCGGGATTTCAAGCCGCATTTTTATTGAGGCAAAGGTGACGTCGGAGAACGGGGAAGCCGTTGTGACGATCCGCGGTTCCCATACAAACATCGTCCGGATCCAGGTAAACGGCGAGACCGTCTTTTCGGGCAGTGAGGAAAGCGGCGAAGAAGAGAGTGCGCCGCCGCTCATCCATTCTTATACGTTAGAGCAGATGGTTTCCTATGCGGATACGGTTCCGGCGGCGGAGATTTCCTTTATCAGCGAGGCATATGAGATGAATTACCGCCTGTTTAAAGAGGGGCTTGAGAACCCGCGGACGACGTATGCCAGGTATCTTTTGGAAAAGAACGGCGGCCAGATCATTTCGGAGGATGAACAGAAAACGGCATCGCTTCTCTGCAACGCCGCCATTGAGGCGCGCGTCATTGGCCTGGATTTCCCGGCCATGAGCATCACCGGTTCCGGCGCCCATGGCATCATTGCGACCATGCCGCTCTACGGTGTCGCAAAGCACAGGGGCTTGAGCGAGGAGAAGCTCTGGCGTGCCACAGCCATCAGCTATCTTGTCTGCATGTATATTAAGGAGTATTCCGGGAAGCTGTCGGCGTTCTGCGGCTGCGGGATTGCGGCCGGCACCGGCATGGCCTGCGGGCTTATATACCTTTACGGCGGCGGGATAAAAGAGATGGAGCGGGTCATCAACAACATGGCCAGCAGCATCACCGGCATGATCTGTGACGGCGGGAACCAGGGCTGCACCATGAAGGGGATCGTGGCCGTGGACGCGGCATTCCAGTCGGCGGATTTCGCCATGCACGGCATCAGCATCGAGCCGGTTCACGGGATCAACGGCAGGACGCCGGAAGCGACCATGCGCCATATGGGCGAGATCGCGTCGCCGGGCATGGAAGGGACGGAAAAGACGATTGTGGATATTTTGCAGGAGAAGAGCGGGGTGTGA
- a CDS encoding ester cyclase — protein sequence MKPAERIKYFYETIVSENQIERMSEFVSPECCVKIGEKQIPAGIDGMKEHIKATKQTYPDYRMKILKQFCAGDYVISEFIMEGTHEGEWIGIKPTGKRLVFTGVNIDKVADGLIVEHGGAVNTFETLFEAGVIRAV from the coding sequence ATGAAACCAGCAGAGAGAATAAAATATTTCTATGAAACAATCGTATCAGAAAATCAAATTGAGAGGATGTCAGAGTTCGTATCGCCGGAATGCTGTGTAAAAATAGGAGAAAAGCAGATTCCAGCCGGCATCGACGGTATGAAAGAACACATAAAGGCGACGAAGCAGACATATCCCGATTATAGAATGAAGATTCTCAAACAGTTCTGCGCTGGGGATTATGTCATTTCAGAATTTATCATGGAAGGTACACATGAAGGGGAGTGGATTGGAATAAAACCAACCGGCAAACGATTGGTGTTTACAGGCGTTAATATTGACAAGGTGGCGGACGGCTTAATTGTGGAACATGGAGGAGCAGTCAATACGTTTGAAACCTTGTTTGAAGCAGGTGTAATAAGGGCAGTATAA
- a CDS encoding DUF3788 domain-containing protein gives MLETAPSQSAMTELLGQSLFDVWQKLCAAIDEKYEMERLWNTGGKNWTYEYKYRRGGKTLCCLYAKSRCIGFMIIFGKEERAKFEDIRETLSESVCRRYDEAKIYHDGKWVMFEPDSTAEFDDYMKLLAVKRKPNRKS, from the coding sequence ATGCTCGAAACAGCACCATCTCAATCAGCCATGACAGAACTGCTCGGGCAGTCCTTGTTTGACGTTTGGCAGAAGCTCTGTGCGGCCATTGATGAAAAATACGAAATGGAGCGTTTATGGAACACAGGCGGTAAGAACTGGACTTACGAGTACAAATACCGCAGGGGCGGAAAGACGCTTTGCTGCCTCTATGCGAAAAGCCGCTGCATTGGCTTCATGATTATTTTTGGAAAAGAGGAGAGAGCAAAATTTGAAGATATAAGGGAGACTCTTTCCGAGTCTGTTTGCAGGCGGTATGATGAAGCGAAAATCTATCATGACGGAAAGTGGGTCATGTTTGAACCGGACAGCACGGCCGAATTTGACGATTATATGAAGCTGCTGGCTGTGAAAAGAAAGCCGAACCGGAAATCATGA
- a CDS encoding Uma2 family endonuclease, producing MPLPPDCSFTSEDYWNLPEGRKAELIDGQFYDMAPPNRSHQELVAQIVKTIANYIDSHGKSCKVYPAPFAVNLDAKDKNWVEPDISVICDKKKLTDRGCLGAPDLIVEITSPSTQGHDYLKKLWLYERSHVREYWIVNPSAKSVTVYDFQHEDAFGASFDDEIPVSIYGGELKICIADLLN from the coding sequence ATGCCGCTGCCTCCAGACTGTTCTTTTACCTCGGAAGACTACTGGAACCTCCCGGAGGGCCGGAAAGCCGAGCTTATTGACGGCCAGTTCTACGATATGGCCCCGCCGAACCGGAGCCACCAGGAATTGGTTGCCCAGATTGTAAAAACCATTGCCAATTATATTGATTCTCATGGAAAAAGCTGTAAGGTTTATCCTGCCCCCTTTGCCGTCAATCTGGACGCAAAGGACAAAAACTGGGTAGAACCGGATATCTCCGTCATCTGCGACAAAAAGAAGCTGACGGATCGCGGCTGTTTGGGCGCGCCGGATCTTATCGTTGAAATCACTTCTCCAAGTACGCAGGGGCATGATTATTTAAAAAAGCTGTGGCTTTACGAACGGTCTCACGTCCGGGAATACTGGATCGTAAATCCCTCCGCCAAAAGCGTCACGGTTTATGATTTTCAGCATGAAGATGCCTTCGGGGCTTCGTTTGATGATGAAATTCCGGTGTCCATCTATGGCGGGGAGCTGAAAATCTGTATCGCAGACTTATTGAATTAG
- a CDS encoding VOC family protein, translated as MKLKNPLLVVSDIDQSAAFYKKVLGLRIIMDFGANKTLTGGLVLQTLETYREFIGTDKISFGGNDTEIYFEEDEFDQFAERLEECGVEYVHPVKEHSWGQRVVRFYDPDRHIIEVGENMKSVCRRFLESGMRPEQTAKRMDVPIKFVHACMR; from the coding sequence ATGAAACTTAAAAATCCCCTTCTCGTTGTATCCGACATCGACCAGTCGGCGGCCTTCTATAAAAAAGTCCTTGGACTCCGCATCATCATGGATTTTGGAGCCAACAAGACGCTGACCGGAGGCCTGGTTTTGCAGACATTGGAAACATACCGGGAGTTCATTGGCACGGACAAAATTTCCTTTGGCGGTAACGATACGGAAATTTATTTTGAAGAAGATGAGTTCGATCAATTTGCAGAGCGGCTGGAGGAATGCGGCGTCGAATATGTGCATCCGGTGAAGGAACATTCCTGGGGACAGCGGGTGGTGCGTTTTTACGATCCCGACCGCCATATCATCGAGGTGGGGGAAAACATGAAATCCGTCTGCCGCCGCTTCCTGGAAAGCGGCATGAGACCGGAACAGACGGCAAAGCGCATGGATGTCCCAATAAAGTTTGTGCATGCTTGCATGCGGTAA
- a CDS encoding cytidine deaminase — protein MVWKAGEETADIWARLCGAARNVQAARWVSDRIEAGQVAAALMTKSGAIYTGICIDTACSLGMCAERNAIAHMLTCGESEIEKLAVIGPDGDMALPCGACMEFMMQLGKTAGEIEILVDEKRRETRRLKELIPSWWGAGHSM, from the coding sequence ATGGTCTGGAAGGCCGGAGAGGAAACGGCGGATATCTGGGCGCGGCTTTGCGGGGCGGCAAGAAACGTGCAGGCCGCAAGATGGGTGTCCGACCGGATCGAAGCGGGCCAGGTGGCGGCTGCCCTCATGACGAAGTCCGGGGCAATCTATACAGGTATCTGCATCGACACGGCATGCTCCCTGGGCATGTGTGCGGAGCGGAATGCTATTGCCCATATGCTGACCTGCGGCGAGAGTGAAATCGAAAAGCTGGCCGTCATTGGGCCGGACGGCGATATGGCACTCCCCTGCGGCGCCTGCATGGAGTTTATGATGCAGTTGGGGAAAACTGCGGGAGAGATTGAGATTCTTGTGGATGAAAAACGGCGGGAGACGAGGCGGTTAAAGGAGCTGATCCCAAGCTGGTGGGGTGCGGGACACAGTATGTAA